The Kluyveromyces lactis strain NRRL Y-1140 chromosome B complete sequence genome contains a region encoding:
- the MFT1 gene encoding Mft1p (conserved hypothetical protein) gives MTTQEEAIERRLSLYSFNKVFPNYLSHLQQIQSLVHRLLNQKLTENDKLSVEEIRKLREVLDDKYLEAKNFVETERSSYNALDISLERTVDNIKNGLDGQLSVVRNLRDELNERNDRLNQMHLDITAFNEESVNLNTQPTIMRYTKEEWINILNEPKAFDKLLEHRVFKNVGDGLYSVTEELFDGELELKRMNEIMKKDIERLNIDLDEYKQKWLDSFEVMSKIGSVLKVKLNERRHGSEDNDEYYEEEEEADIERVKHDGSFHSEEESSFNTDEENEIYEIVQDENNEEEVSEVEEAEVKSENASVEPTVPDDDEQMVEPADVADAEAKAEADPVSEEDQDMENIPEINGDDS, from the coding sequence ATGACAACTCAAGAGGAGGCAATTGAAAGGAGACTCTCATTATATTCCTTCAACAAGGTTTTCCCAAACTATTTATCACATCTACAACAGATCCAATCGTTGGTTCATCGATTATTGAACCAGAAGTTGACCGAGAACGACAAGCTAAGCGTAGAAGAGATAAGAAAATTGAGAGAAGTATTAGATGACAAATACCTTGAAGCCAAGAATTTTGTGGAAACAGAAAGATCTAGTTACAATGCATTGGATATCAGTTTAGAACGTACTGTTgataatatcaaaaacGGCCTTGACGGACAATTGTCAGTAGTACGAAACCTAAGAGATGAGTTGAATGAGAGAAATGATAGACTTAATCAAATGCATTTGGATATCACGGCTTTTAATGAGGAGTCTGTGAATCTGAATACCCAACCTACCATCATGAGGTATACCAAGGAAGAATGGattaatattttgaatgagCCTAAAGCGTTCGATAAGCTACTGGAGCATAGGGTATTTAAAAATGTTGGAGACGGTTTATATTCCGTTACGGAAGAACTATTTGACGGGGAACTGGAGTTGAAACGtatgaatgaaataatgaagaaagatattGAGAGGCTAAATATCGACCTTGATGAatataaacaaaaatggCTAGACAGCTTCGAAGTTATGTCGAAGATTGGTTCAGTATTAAAGGTCAAGCTCAATGAGAGAAGACATGGATCAGAGGACAATGATGAATATtacgaagaagaagaagaagcagatATTGAACGCGTTAAGCACGATGGATCTTTCCACAGTGAGGAAGAGTCTTCATTTAACACcgatgaagagaatgaGATATATGAAATAGTACAGGATGAAAacaacgaagaagaagtatcTGAAGTGGAAGAAGCAGAAGTTAAGAGTGAGAATGCTAGCGTAGAGCCTACCGTACctgatgacgatgaacAAATGGTGGAACCTGCAGATGTTGCAGACGCAGAAGCCAAAGCCGAAGCAGACCCGGTATCAGAGGAAGACCAGGATATGGAAAATATTCCTGAGATAAACGGTGATGACAGctga
- the ORC1 gene encoding origin recognition complex subunit 1 (uniprot|P54788 Kluyveromyces lactis KLLA0B05016g ORC1 Origin recognition complex subunit 1) produces the protein MASTLAEFEVQWEIQKTDLKGNLIAETPRRRRRGDATEHEVINLVRYDGVRLYPGVTIVCKVEGADELSAYMIHEVRLNTSNYVELWCLNYLSWYEINAAERYKQLDGEFYETNKEKGDKFFEETFASQSIKNELYLTAELSEIYLRDLQFVANIKNEKEYLDSVNEGKMDSNMFLCRSACLPSGTNLADLDIHFFEEKIRSSNPKVSLEYLRDITLPKLPKPLNKSKVHAREKVVATKLQSDNTPSKKSFQQTVSKTNAEVQRIASTIVNEKEAISDNESDLSEYHESKEEFANASSSDSDEEFEDYQSAEELAIVEPAKKKVRSIKPDIPISPVKSQTPLQPSAVHSSPRKFFKNNIVRAKKAYTPFSKRYKNPKDIPDLNDIFQRHNNDLDIAALEERFRTVSAKGKMETIFSKVKKQLNSRNSKEEIVKAADFDNYLPARENEFASIYLSLYSAIEAGTSTSIYIAGTPGVGKTLTVREVVKDLMTSADQKELPRFQYIEINGLKIVKASDSYEVFWQKISGEKLTSGAAMESLEFYFNKVPATKKRPIVVLLDELDALVSKSQDVMYNFFNWATYSNAKLIVVAVANTLDLPERHLGNKISSRIGFTRIMFTGYTHEELRTIINLRLKYLNESSFYVDPETGSSYMISPDSSTIETDEEEKRKDFSNYKRLKLRINPDAIEIASRKIASVSGDVRRALKVVKRAVEYAENDYLKRLRYERLVNSKKDTSGNGTGNEELQSVEIKHITKALNESSTSPEQQFISGLSFSGKLFLYALINLIKKKQTDVQLGDIVEEMRLLIDVNGNNKYILELKRILFQNDSVDTKEQLRAVSWDYILLQLLDAGVVVRQYLKNERLSTIKLNISMEDAEQCLHEDEMLKTF, from the coding sequence ATGGCGTCAACGTTAGCTGAGTTTGAAGTTCAATGGGAAATACAGAAGACAGACTTGAAGGGGAATCTCATTGCTGAAACTCCTAGgcgaagaagaagaggagaTGCTACAGAACATGAAGTGATTAATTTGGTACGATACGATGGAGTCAGACTTTATCCTGGTGTTACGATTGTGTGCAAGGTAGAGGGTGCAGACGAGTTATCAGCGTATATGATCCATGAGGTGCGATTGAATACAAGCAATTACGTAGAACTCTGGTGTTTGAACTATTTGAGTTGGTACGAGATCAATGCTGCGGAAAGATATAAACAGCTTGATGGAGAGTTTTATGAGACTAATAAGGAAAAAGGTGACAAATTTTTTGAGGAAACCTTCGCGTCACAATCGATAAAGAACGAATTGTATTTGACAGCTGAGCTTTCAGAGATTTATCTACGGGACTTGCAATTTGTAGCtaatattaaaaatgaaaaggaGTATTTAGACTCTGTCAATGAAGGGAAAATGGATTCTAATATGTTTTTATGTCGATCTGCATGCTTGCCTTCAGGAACTAATCTGGCGGATTTAGATATacatttctttgaagaaaaaatacGTTCCTCGAATCCTAAGGTGTCTCTGGAGTATTTGCGTGATATTACTTTACCCAAGCTTCCAAAACCTTTAAATAAATCCAAGGTCCACGCACGAGAGAAGGTAGTGGCGACGAAATTGCAGTCCGACAACACACCAAGCAAAAAAAGCTTTCAACAAACAGTGAGCAAAACCAACGCTGAAGTCCAACGCATTGCATCTACTATTGTTAACGAAAAGGAAGCTATATCAGATAATGAATCGGATTTATCTGAATATCACGAAAGTAAAGAAGAGTTTGCAAACGCATCCTCTTCGGACAGTGATGAAGAGTTTGAAGATTACCAGTCTGCAGAAGAGCTTGCAATTGTAGAACCTGCCAAGAAAAAGGTGAGATCTATTAAACCAGATATACCCATTTCACCAGTAAAATCACAGACTCCATTGCAGCCATCAGCAGTTCATTCATCTCCTAGAAAGTTCTTTAAGAATAATATAGTGCGCGCTAAAAAGGCATATACTCCATTTTCCAAACGGTATAAGAATCCGAAGGATATTCCTGACTTGAACGATATTTTCCAAAGGCataataatgatttggATATAGCTGCATTAGAGGAGAGATTCAGAACAGTTTCTGCTAAAGGCAAAATGGAGACTATTTTTTCTAAGGTGAAGAAGCAATTGAACTCAAGGAAtagcaaagaagaaattgtcAAAGCTGCTGATTTCGACAATTATCTTCCGGcaagagaaaatgaatttGCAAGTATATACCTCTCACTTTACAGTGCAATTGAAGCAGGCACTAGCACCAGTATTTACATTGCCGGGACGCCAGGCGTTGGTAAAACTTTGACGGTTCGAGAGGTAGTTAAGGATTTAATGACATCTGCAGACCAAAAAGAACTTCCAAGATTCCAATacattgaaatcaatgGTTTAAAGATTGTCAAAGCAAGTGATAGTTATGAAGTCTTTTGGCAAAAAATATCTGGAGAAAAGCTTACATCTGGAGCTGCCATGGAATCTCTGGAGTTTTATTTTAACAAAGTTCCAGCTACGAAAAAACGTCCTATCGTTGTGTTATTGGATGAGCTTGATGCATTAGTTAGCAAGAGCCAAGATGTAATGTACAACTTCTTTAACTGGGCTACCTATTCAAATGCGAAACTTATTGTTGTAGCTGTCGCAAACACCTTAGATCTCCCCGAACGCCATCTTGGTAACAAGATTTCGTCCAGAATTGGTTTTACTAGAATTATGTTCACTGGTTACACGCATGAAGAGCTTAGAACAATCATCAATTTGAGACTTAAATATTTGAACGAATCTAGTTTCTATGTCGACCCGGAGACAGGGAGTTCGTACATGATCTCTCCGGATAGTAGTACTATAgaaactgatgaagaagaaaagcGAAAAGACTTCTCTAACTATAAACGACTAAAACTTAGGATTAATCCTGATGCCATTGAGATTgcatcaagaaaaattgcTAGTGTCAGTGGTGATGTGCGGAGAGCTTTAAAGGTGGTCAAAAGAGCGGTAGAATATGCGGAAAATGATTACTTAAAGAGGCTTAGATATGAGCGACTAGTCAATTCCAAAAAAGATACTAGTGGCAATGGTACAGGAAATGAAGAATTACAGAGTGTAGAAATTAAGCATATTACCAAGGCATTAAACGAAAGTTCGACCTCTCCGGAACAACAATTCATATCTGGTCTGTCATTTAGCGGAAAACTTTTCCTATACGCATTAATCAATTTAATTAAGAAGAAGCAAACTGACGTACAACTTGGTGATATCGTAGAAGAAATGAGGCTCCTCATTGATGTCAATGGGAATAACAAATACATTTTAGAGTTGAAACGGATTTTATTCCAAAATGATTCTGTTGATACAAAGGAACAGTTAAGGGCCGTGTCTTGGGACTATATTTTATTGCAATTATTGGATGCAGGTGTTGTAGTAAGgcaatatttgaagaatgagAGGCTCTCGACGATCAAATTAAATATTTCCATGGAAGATGCGGAGCAATGCTTGcatgaagatgaaatgttGAAGACATTTTAG
- the TEM1 gene encoding Ras family GTPase TEM1 (similar to uniprot|P38987 Saccharomyces cerevisiae YML064C TEM1 Gtp-binding protein of the ras superfamily involved in termination of M-phase GTP-binding protein RAS superfamily), whose amino-acid sequence MSLDKDRVPSLRHQVKVKVGLIGDAQVGKTSLMVKYVQNVFDEEYTQTLGVHYLERKVVLGSTDVIFSIMDLGGQREFINMLPLVSEGAVAIVFLFDLTRPETLNSIKEWYRQARGFNDTAISILVGTKYDLFVDMDPEYQENVSRTAMKYAQVMKSPLIFCSTQSSINVQKIFKVVIAKAFNLTLKVPEYKQIGEPLLIYKSFGPSRPSSPKRQVHTPPPSS is encoded by the coding sequence ATGTCTCTGGATAAAGATCGAGTACCGAGCCTTAGACACCAGGTCAAGGTGAAAGTTGGCCTGATAGGTGATGCACAAGTTGGAAAGACTTCTTTAATGGTCAAATACGTACAAAATGTGTTTGATGAGGAATATACGCAGACATTGGGGGTGCATTACCTCGAGCGGAAAGTGGTGCTGGGATCCACAGACGTTATATTCTCCATAATGGATCTTGGAGGTCAACGTGAATTTATCAATATGCTCCCTTTAGTATCCGAAGGTGCAGTTGCAATagtatttcttttcgatttgACGCGGCCAGAGACTTTAAATTCGATAAAAGAATGGTACAGACAAGCAAGGGGGTTCAATGATACagcaatttcaattctggtTGGAACTAAATATGACCTTTTCGTCGATATGGACCCCgaatatcaagaaaatgTATCTAGAACTGCGATGAAATACGCTCAAGTTATGAAATCGCCTCTGATATTTTGCTCGACCCAATCATCAATCAACGTACAGAAAATATTTAAGGTCGTGATTGCAAAAGCTTTCAATCTAACTCTGAAAGTACCGGAATATAAACAGATCGGCGAGCCCTTACTGATATACAAATCATTCGGTCCTTCGCGACCTTCTTCTCCAAAAAGACAAGTGCATACCCCTCCGCCATCATCGTAA
- the RPS1B gene encoding 40S ribosomal protein eS1 (highly similar to uniprot|P23248 Saccharomyces cerevisiae RPS1B and uniprot|P33442 Saccharomyces cerevisiae YLR441C RPS1A Ribosomal protein 10 (rp10) of the small (40S) subunit) — protein sequence MAVGKNKRLSKGKKGLKKRVVDPFTRKEWYDIKAPSTFENRNVGKTLVNKSVGLKNASDSLKGRVVEVCLADLQGSEDHSFRKVKLRVDEVQGKNLLTNFHGMDFTTDKLRSMVRKWQTLIEANVTVKTSDDYVLRIFAIAFTRKQANQVKRTSYAQSSHIRQIRKVISEILTREVQNSTLAQLTSKLIPEVINKEIENATKDIFPLQNVHIRKVKLLKQPKFDLGSLLSLHGEASAEEKGKKVAGFKDEILETV from the coding sequence ATGGCTGTTGGTAAGAACAAGAGATTGTCCAAGGGTAAGAAgggtttgaagaagagagttGTCGACCCATTCACCAGAAAGGAATGGTACGATATCAAGGCCCCATCCACctttgaaaacagaaatgTTGGTAAGACTTTGGTCAACAAGTCTGTTGGTTTGAAGAACGCTTCCGATTCTTTGAAGGGTCGTGTTGTCGAAGTCTGTTTGGCCGACTTGCAAGGTTCTGAAGACCACTCTTTCAGAAAGGTCAAGTTGAGAGTTGACGAAGTCCAAGGTAAGAACTTGTTGACCAACTTCCACGGTATGGATTTCACCACTGATAAGTTGAGATCTATGGTTAGAAAATGGCAAACTTTGATTGAAGCCAATGTTACCGTTAAGACCTCTGACGATTACGTTTTGAGAATCTTCGCTATTGCCTTCACCAGAAAACAAGCTAACCAAGTCAAGAGAACTTCTTACGCTCAATCTTCTCACATCAGACAAATCAGAAAGGTTATTTCTGAAATCTTGACCAGAGAAGTTCAAAACTCCACTTTGGCTCAATTGACTTCCAAGTTGATTCCAGAAGTTATTAACaaggaaattgaaaacgCTACCAAGGATATCTTCCCATTGCAAAACGTCCACATCAGAAAGGTCAAGTTGTTGAAACAACCAAAATTCGATTTGGGTTCCTTGTTGTCCTTGCACGGTGAAGCTtctgctgaagaaaaaggtAAGAAGGTTGCTGGTTTCAAGGATGAAATCTTGGAAACTGTGTAA
- the PIF1 gene encoding DNA helicase PIF1 (similar to uniprot|P07271 Saccharomyces cerevisiae YML061C PIF1 DNA helicase involved in telomere formation and elongation acts as a catalytic inhibitor of telomerase also plays a role in repair and recombination of mitochondrial DNA), with amino-acid sequence MWRNPQKLLVHSRFFSNSSTRQSYLLSQRRFTRLPYCLVRNKSTTSRKMKTERDELIEIIDDDSLEEIEGPIYDAWDTSGDDEILMHVADLEKLNSRYTIQQDNWKKQHQHSKLPPAEYAKKPAGKAITTTFLPQKPMVKSEPNRIPLKEQLTSLNKNVFEDKPFGDRKHFLSSIVPEDTMDDLYELEQQQINEELDQTQTLDKEITPDENPKPRHSHHRQLTFLTQQQSMNEYISNDSRESSVTPEVARKKVRAITLSEEQEHVIELARRKLNIFYTGSAGTGKSVLLRELIKTLKTMYGTSGAVAVTASTGLAACNIGGITLHSFAGIGLGVGDEAMLLKKVRRSAKHRERWKNIKALVIDEISMIDGKLLDKLDGIAKTLRRSSKPFGGIQIILCGDFFQLPPVTKGDQQINFAFQSYSWRTAIDATIILQKVFRQQGDHRFVEMLNEMRMGVISDRTLKEFAELSRPLPNDEIVPAELFSTRAEVDNANYSRLKTLPGETMTYEASDGGVIDNVELRRKLLDNFLAPKKLELKVGAQVMNIKNIDATLVNGSLGKVLAFLDSDTFAFLKGPFNSNKILNDEDVEKLTENPDSEEYWSEEEELTAKQSKQKKKEMELEKNFMKDQQERIQIESPLSETIFDFFITETDSMSSRIKANVERKKEIVRNLHKKARGAKLPLVQFFTPSGDARIVLVRPETWAMEDEKDVPLVSRTQLPLILAWSLSIHKSQGQTLSKVKVDLKRVFEKGQAYVALSRAVSRTGLQVLNFDRTKVKAHDIVVNFYESLSSAKSVMNELNQKKTTDHTKATDSKTVSTASESESRPPQKRNLETMLLNRMRQVKKKSWNEVPTNTVVDLAYDTVPEHTLSQEN; translated from the coding sequence ATGTGGAGGAATCCACAGAAGTTATTAGTGCATAGCAGGTTTTTTAGCAATTCATCAACCCGCCAATCCTACTTATTGAGCCAAAGGCGTTTCACCAGATTACCTTATTGTCTAGTAAGAAATAAATCAACAACCTCCCGTAAAATGAAGACGGAACGGGACGAACTCATAGAGATCATAGATGATGATTCCCTGGAAGAAATCGAAGGGCCTATTTATGATGCATGGGACACAAGCGGTGATGATGAGATATTGATGCATGTTGCTGACCTTGAAAAACTCAATTCAAGATACACCATCCAACAAGATaattggaagaaacaaCATCAGCACTCAAAATTGCCTCCAGCAGAATATGCTAAGAAACCTGCAGGGAAAGCTATTACTACTACTTTTCTCCCTCAGAAACCAATGGTAAAATCTGAGCCCAATAGAATCCCTTTGAAAGAGCAGTTGACGTCTCTGAATAAGAatgtttttgaagataaacCTTTTGGCGACAGAAAACATTTTCTGTCATCTATCGTACCCGAAGACACCATGGATGATTTATATGAACTGGAACAACAACAGATAAATGAGGAACTAGACCAAACTCAGACTCTTGATAAAGAGATTACTCCTGATGAAAATCCCAAACCAAGACATTCCCATCATCGTCAGTTAACTTTTTTAACCCAACAACAATCAATGAACGAATACATTTCAAACGACTCCAGAGAATCGAGTGTGACACCTGAGGTTGCTCGTAAGAAAGTGCGTGCTATCACTCTTTCCGAGGAGCAAGAGCATGTTATTGAATTAGCGAGAAGgaaattgaatatttttTATACCGGAAGCGCAGGTACTGGTAAATCAGTTCTACTACGAGAGTTAATAAAAACTTTAAAAACTATGTACGGAACTAGCGGAGCAGTTGCCGTTACTGCGTCCACTGGACTTGCTGCTTGTAACATTGGTGGTATTACTTTACACTCATTCGCAGGTATAGGTCTTGGAGTTGGTGACGAAGCAATGCTTTTAAAGAAAGTTAGAAGATCAGCAAAACATAGAGAACGTTGGAAGAATATCAAAGCATTAGTGATAGACgaaatttcaatgatcGACGGAAAATTACTAGATAAATTAGATGGAATTGCTAAAACTCTTAGAAGGTCGAGCAAACCATTCGGGGgaattcaaataattctGTGTGGTgattttttccaattaCCACCAGTTACAAAAGGCGATCAACAGATTAATTTTGCCTTTCAATCTTATTCATGGAGGACAGCTATTGATGCTACCATTATCCTTCAAAAAGTTTTTAGACAACAAGGTGATCATCGTTTTGTTGAAATGTTAAATGAAATGAGAATGGGTGTCATTTCGGACCGAACATTGAAGGAGTTTGCTGAACTATCTCGTCCATTACCAAATGACGAAATTGTTCCAGCAGAGCTATTCAGTACCAGAGCAGAGGTAGACAATGCGAATTATTCAAGACTTAAAACACTTCCTGGTGAGACAATGACTTATGAAGCATCGGATGGTGGTGTTATCGACAACGTAGAGTTAAGAAGGAAACTGCTAGACAACTTCTTAGCTCCAAAAAAACTGGAATTGAAAGTTGGTGCTCAAGTTATGAATATTAAAAACATTGATGCCACTCTCGTAAATGGGAGTTTGGGAAAAGTTCTTGCATTCCTAGATTCGGACACCTTCGCTTTTTTGAAAGGACCTTTTAACTCAAACAAGATTCTGAATGACGAGGATGTTGAAAAGCTCACTGAGAATCCCGATTCAGAAGAATATTGgagtgaagaagaagaacttaCCGCTAAACAGTCcaaacagaaaaagaaagagatggAACTAGAAAAGAATTTCATGAAAGATCAACAAGAGCGCATTCAAATTGAATCTCCACTCAGTGAGACAATATTCGACTTTTTCATAACGGAGACAGATTCCATGAGTAGTCGTATAAAGGCCAATGTGGAAcggaagaaagaaattgtaCGGAATTTACACAAGAAGGCAAGAGGAGCGAAATTGCCCTTagttcaattcttcactCCTTCTGGCGACGCCAGGATTGTTCTCGTTCGACCAGAGACTTGGGCGATGGAGGATGAAAAGGATGTTCCATTGGTCTCAAGAACTCAATTACCATTGATTTTGGCGTGGTCACTATCGATTCATAAGTCACAAGGTCAAACGCTTTCCAAAGTTAAAGTAGATTTGAAGagagtttttgaaaaaggTCAAGCTTATGTGGCACTCTCAAGAGCAGTTTCTAGAACAGGTCTACAAGTCCTCAACTTCGATCGAACAAAAGTAAAGGCGCATGACATTGTTGTAAATTTCTATGAAAGCTTGTCGTCTGCAAAGTCAGTAATGAATGAGctaaatcaaaaaaaaacaacagaCCATACAAAGGCTACGGATAGCAAAACTGTGTCCACAGCATCGGAATCAGAGTCACGTCCTCCacagaaaagaaacctGGAAACAATGCTACTGAATAGAATGAGGCAggtgaagaaaaaatctTGGAATGAAGTTCCAACGAATACAGTCGTCGATCTGGCATATGATACTGTTCCTGAACATACCTTATCACAGGAAAATTAA
- the SEC39 gene encoding Sec39p (similar to uniprot|Q7LHI0 Saccharomyces cerevisiae YLR440C SEC39 Protein of unknown function proposed to be involved in protein secretion): protein MNPQLYLCASVFITRGDVKSVSEIYQGLQSDAERLQYLKLLCVMWPELDAPTNISFVLKDIELNGMDESSVLVSLIQEDSSLTAISEMDVNTISKRVNALASYVEETLIGFNIHIRETHMLEDFIRARTLVVNSLSKDALCSLELLANSTSKSLVSWLDGILKPLDHLNRRLDTKLSIFQFENLSAQDAVSEMWKLPVKEVSVVRSMMKYEVEPYLKFQGSYTPFYEVIFNPDNFPLDSINNFQIYKYLSSQPTPLDTKFNETKWNILYSNGKNLASIPLPNLVFELESLIKSFGDDSQIFSGISLNEWLVNLKFMNAMDIKDLKSLKKLQNEDSVVQTSYFSIITQNMFQGHIDIKTVQNVVEFIESSTLFDKLTNELQTSILLESLLKLGKFDILEQFVSTSGVKIQDKVIIQHFWRFFNIASNGSLSDPDMKNANRTLNLLSNKETHSNLYDILTIVDRLSHYSLSFKRGMPFKPAHISEFKANPMEIVEKLLDLNPKLRKNIEVTFDILKELYTALQVTPSDKDFTKEYSKLLSEHINNLLANGDFKFAFDQAINLIERPDAAEHWVTIFQVGKYIDPNWLDAEIPTEIIYLQLGIVSKLLHICPEKEYEVITSQWSGLELELSTRNLISDKYSLENTQRSNDNFMSDVSTNVGNFLSGKFQWNIGGA, encoded by the coding sequence ATGAACCCACAATTGTATCTTTGTGCGAGCGTGTTCATAACGCGAGGGGATGTGAAAAGTGTTTCTGAAATATACCAAGGTTTGCAATCTGATGCCGAAAGATTACAGTACTTGAAGCTACTATGTGTTATGTGGCCTGAATTGGATGCTCCTACTAATATATCCTTTGTTCTGAAGGATATAGAGCTTAATGGCATGGATGAATCATCtgttttggtttctttgatcCAAGAAGACTCATCATTGACAGCAATTTCTGAGATGGATGTTAACACAATCTCTAAGAGAGTTAATGCGTTGGCTAGCTACGTTGAAGAAACTCTAATTGGTTTCAACATTCATATTCGTGAGACTCACATGCTTGAAGATTTTATAAGGGCAAGAACTCTAGTCGTAAATTCGTTGAGTAAAGATGCGCTATGTAGTTTAGAACTACTAGCAAACTCCACGAGTAAGTCGTTGGTCAGCTGGCTCGATGGAATTCTCAAGCCATTGGACCATCTAAATCGAAGATTAGATACCAAGCTCagtatatttcaatttgaaaatttaTCTGCTCAAGATGCAGTTTCGGAAATGTGGAAATTGCCAGTGAAAGAAGTAAGTGTAGTAAGGTCCATGATGAAATATGAGGTGGAACCCTATTTAAAATTTCAAGGTTCCTATACTCCATTTTATGAAGTGATATTCAACCCGGACAATTTCCCGTTGGACAGCATTAataattttcaaatatacAAATACTTATCATCTCAGCCAACTCCACTTGATACCAAATTCAACGAGACAAAATGGAATATTTTATACTCCAATGGTAAAAATCTAGCATCGATTCCTCTCCCTAACTTAGTTTTTGAGTTAGAATctttaatcaaatcattcGGAGATGATTCACAAATATTTAGCGGAATATCGTTGAATGAATGGCTTGTAAATCTAAAGTTTATGAATGCAATGGATATCAAGGATCTTAAATCGTTGAAAAAACTTCAGAACGAAGACTCTGTTGTACAAACATCATACTTTTCGATCATCACACAAAATATGTTTCAAGGACACATCGATATCAAAACCGTTCAAAACGTGGTGGAATTCATCGAATCATCAACTTTGTTCGATAAACTAACTAACGAGCTACAAACTTCCATATTATTGGAGAGTTTATTGAAACTTGGcaaatttgatattttggagCAATTTGTATCTACTTCAGGAGTCAAAATTCAAGACAAAGTAATAATCCAGCATTTCTGgagatttttcaatattgcATCCAACGGTTCTCTGTCAGACCCTGATATGAAGAACGCTAACAGAACGTTGAATTTACTCAGTAATAAAGAAACACATTCTAACCTATACGACATTCTAACTATAGTGGACCGCTTATCGCACTATTCATTAAGTTTCAAACGGGGTATGCCATTCAAACCTGCGCATATTTCAGAGTTTAAAGCTAACCCTATGGAAATCGTGGAGAAATTACTTGATCTTAATCCgaaattgagaaaaaatattgaagtaacatttgatattttgaaggaattaTACACCGCATTGCAAGTAACTCCATCTGATAAAGATTTTACGAAAGAATATTCTAAGCTACTCTCTGAACATATTAATAATTTGCTAGCGAATGGTGATTTTAAATTTGCTTTTGATCAAGCAATAAATCTTATCGAAAGGCCTGATGCTGCAGAACATTGGGTGACAATTTTCCAAGTCGGGAAGTACATAGACCCTAATTGGCTAGATGCAGAGATTCCAACAGAAATTATATACTTGCAGTTGGGAATTGTCTCTAAGCTATTGCATATCTGTCCTGAAAAGGAATATGAAGTCATTACTTCACAGTGGTCCGGCTTAGAGCTGGAGTtatcaacaagaaatctGATTTCAGATAAGTATTCTCTTGAGAACACTCAAAGAAgtaatgataatttcatGAGCGATGTCTCAACAAACGTCGGTAACTTCCTATCAGGAAAGTTTCAATGGAATATCGGTGGTGCTTAA